The proteins below come from a single Candidatus Omnitrophota bacterium genomic window:
- the cysC gene encoding adenylyl-sulfate kinase produces the protein MDLKKTGNAGSIWIIGLSSSGKTTLARLLSKRLWENGRPNILLDGDQIRDLFEERLGYDVESRRKQTRRVERLARLISGGGVLPVVAIIHPFEDDRARCRKGLKGYFEVYLKCDLETCMARDTKNVYSPVLKGQAKNVLGLDIPYEDPKNADVVLDSGRTSPDEMLETLWRELEKRWSKTCAE, from the coding sequence ATGGACCTTAAGAAGACAGGAAATGCGGGAAGCATCTGGATAATAGGGCTTTCGTCTTCAGGAAAGACGACGCTGGCGCGTCTTTTGTCCAAGCGGTTATGGGAGAATGGGCGTCCGAACATCCTACTGGATGGAGATCAGATACGCGACCTCTTCGAAGAGCGGCTGGGTTATGACGTAGAATCGAGACGTAAACAGACCCGGCGGGTAGAGCGCCTGGCACGCCTCATCTCCGGGGGTGGCGTATTGCCGGTCGTCGCCATAATACATCCGTTCGAAGACGACCGCGCCAGATGCAGGAAAGGGCTTAAAGGTTACTTCGAGGTGTACCTTAAATGCGACCTCGAGACCTGTATGGCGCGGGACACCAAGAATGTCTATTCGCCCGTCTTAAAAGGGCAGGCGAAGAACGTCCTGGGCCTCGACATACCTTATGAGGATCCGAAGAACGCGGACGTCGTGCTCGACAGCGGCAGGACCTCCCCGGATGAGATGCTTGAAACGTTGTGGAGAGAACTGGAAAAGAGGTGGAGTAAAACATGTGCGGAATAG
- a CDS encoding asparagine synthetase B — translation MCGIVGGIGLTREEAYECLLCIKRGNDGITVKESGGVVVGSRRHLVKESWKHDVAPGESDQPYDSDDGKIHLVFNGELYNFRDIRDDLTKKGKTFHTEGDTEVFLKAYEHSGKDFVKNREIDSMFAIAIHDENKRKLVITRDWPGRLPLFYYYDRDKRVFIFSSELKGFRPLSWMDLAKPVELVPGYMAILDLDTFELTLEQYYKPRPIKRSLPLLKVGEELHKLLKRSAMHRTMGDVPICTMLSGGIDSLLTTWYVLSNIDFKNVNYQPTSYVFAIDGYDSPDVARAKIAAEGLKTMGLRLKEVRASGDQVVRDIADIIEIFEMRKIKALSVYPLPIYYYLAPEMRKDGFKVTIGGHGVDELLGAYDSWKELDASHKVQVNHKSRLIFINAIYENMMRRASIIFMNRGPIEARFPFLETNVCEYCLGIDPKWLTISVENAETLLALMDKRAGPKSAWPEQFAKIHSCLTGYLDSGGSHPAGADRAIVHEVEKLFWKLPLMVAGMYAVGESELPFFTLFNAKLRGQHGSGLTSLEPKIVEHYKDLGKTDTEIFRSIVQKAYCLEGYSRC, via the coding sequence ATGTGCGGAATAGTCGGAGGCATAGGTTTGACCAGGGAAGAGGCGTACGAGTGCCTTCTTTGTATAAAACGCGGGAATGACGGCATCACGGTGAAGGAGTCGGGCGGCGTGGTCGTGGGAAGCCGCCGCCACCTCGTCAAGGAGTCGTGGAAGCATGATGTCGCGCCGGGCGAATCGGACCAGCCGTACGATTCGGACGACGGGAAGATACACCTTGTCTTCAACGGGGAGCTTTACAATTTCAGGGATATACGGGATGATCTCACCAAAAAAGGAAAGACATTCCATACGGAAGGCGATACGGAGGTCTTCTTAAAGGCATACGAGCATTCCGGCAAGGATTTCGTGAAGAATAGGGAGATAGATTCCATGTTCGCCATCGCCATCCACGATGAGAATAAGAGGAAGCTCGTGATCACGCGCGACTGGCCGGGCCGCCTGCCCTTATTCTATTATTACGACCGCGACAAGAGGGTCTTCATATTTTCGAGCGAGCTGAAGGGGTTCCGCCCGCTTTCCTGGATGGACCTGGCGAAGCCGGTGGAGCTGGTGCCGGGCTACATGGCGATACTCGACCTGGATACTTTTGAATTGACACTGGAACAATATTACAAGCCCAGGCCGATCAAGAGATCCCTGCCTCTTCTGAAGGTCGGGGAGGAGCTCCACAAATTGCTGAAGCGTTCCGCCATGCACAGGACGATGGGGGATGTGCCCATATGCACCATGCTCTCGGGCGGGATAGACAGCCTGCTTACGACCTGGTATGTCCTCTCCAATATTGACTTCAAGAATGTCAATTATCAGCCGACCTCCTATGTCTTCGCGATAGACGGTTACGACTCCCCGGATGTGGCTCGGGCGAAGATAGCCGCCGAGGGGCTGAAGACGATGGGACTCCGGTTGAAAGAGGTCAGGGCATCCGGCGACCAGGTGGTCAGGGATATCGCAGATATAATAGAGATATTCGAGATGAGGAAGATAAAGGCGCTCAGCGTATACCCTCTTCCTATATATTACTACCTCGCCCCCGAGATGCGTAAGGACGGGTTCAAGGTCACTATAGGAGGCCATGGTGTGGACGAGCTCCTGGGCGCATATGACTCCTGGAAGGAGCTCGACGCGAGCCATAAGGTGCAGGTCAATCATAAGAGCCGGCTCATCTTCATCAATGCCATATATGAGAATATGATGCGCCGCGCCTCGATAATATTCATGAACCGCGGGCCCATCGAGGCGCGTTTTCCGTTCCTCGAGACGAACGTCTGCGAATACTGCCTCGGGATAGATCCCAAATGGCTCACGATAAGCGTCGAGAACGCAGAAACGCTATTAGCCCTCATGGATAAGAGGGCCGGCCCGAAGAGCGCCTGGCCTGAACAGTTCGCGAAGATACACAGCTGCCTCACCGGCTATCTCGATTCAGGCGGCAGCCACCCGGCCGGCGCCGACAGGGCGATAGTGCACGAAGTAGAGAAGCTCTTCTGGAAACTGCCTCTCATGGTGGCGGGGATGTATGCAGTCGGCGAATCCGAGCTGCCTTTCTTTACACTCTTCAATGCCAAACTGAGGGGCCAGCACGGTTCAGGGCTCACTTCCCTTGAGCCGAAGATCGTAGAGCATTATAAGGACCTGGGGAAGACCGATACGGAGATATTCAGATCGATAGTTCAAAAGGCATATTGCCTGGAGGGTTACAGCCGATGCTGA
- a CDS encoding class II aldolase/adducin family protein gives MAVSFRPVRVKEGKRPDARKADEMILWGRIFDRLYMAPYVEGKGSAGNMAFRAPNGICITPSGGALGSLRADEIMTVVDVKEDGGGLSVLFYGHPGKAPSSETLIYWDIFKRRRDVNAVLHGHDSICLEKTDAIRKIFPADVSETRKATDAGSFDFVEEMRGILSGSNRYLVGKGHGFFALGKDFEEAGLLALKLRTEATGLLLGKKFMDGLKEKYDIS, from the coding sequence ATGGCTGTAAGTTTCAGGCCCGTAAGGGTAAAGGAAGGCAAAAGGCCGGATGCCCGCAAGGCGGATGAGATGATATTGTGGGGCAGGATATTCGACCGTCTCTATATGGCGCCGTATGTGGAGGGCAAGGGATCGGCGGGGAACATGGCCTTCAGGGCGCCGAACGGCATATGCATTACACCTTCCGGGGGCGCCCTCGGGTCTTTAAGGGCGGATGAGATAATGACGGTCGTCGACGTAAAGGAGGACGGAGGGGGTCTCTCGGTGCTCTTCTACGGCCATCCAGGTAAGGCGCCGAGCTCGGAGACGCTCATATACTGGGATATCTTTAAGAGGAGAAGAGATGTGAACGCGGTCCTGCACGGCCACGACTCCATATGTCTTGAGAAGACGGATGCCATACGTAAGATCTTTCCGGCCGACGTCTCCGAGACCAGAAAGGCGACGGATGCGGGCAGTTTCGATTTCGTGGAAGAGATGCGCGGTATATTATCCGGCAGCAACCGTTACCTCGTAGGAAAAGGCCACGGTTTCTTCGCGCTCGGAAAAGATTTTGAGGAGGCGGGGCTCCTGGCCCTTAAGTTGAGGACAGAGGCGACCGGTCTGCTTCTCGGGAAAAAGTTCATGGACGGACTGAAGGAAAAATATGACATATCTTGA
- a CDS encoding aldehyde dehydrogenase family protein, translated as MLIKGKWVETDRKLSIKNPYDGKVAGAVSLATKEDVKAAAKDAKGYRPGLSAYERSLILMRTADELEKKAGDYAASISGESGMCVKDAKKEVARAVNILTVAAEEAKRITGESIFTDISESAKRNLAVTMREPVGLVLAITPFNRPLNQVVVKLAPAIAANNSVILKPSEKTPLTAIKFVRALIDNGLPARMVSVVTGHPGEIGDALVSSPYIDMITFTGSREVGEHIAGAAGMVKTTFELGDNGALIIMDDADLKKAVTTAVAGSYGNAGQSCRGIKRILVQKGIEKAFVEALKAQTVKLKVGDPRSEDTDIGTLISEEAASVIEKRIKDAVKDGARLVCGGKRVRAQITPAVLTGVRRDSDIVAKETFGPCAPVVTIKDIEDAVGYVNSTEYGLQTGIFTKDLEKAFYAARELRVGSVIINNGPQFDSPAIPFGGVKASGLGREGVRFAINEMTTIKTIVF; from the coding sequence ATGCTGATAAAAGGAAAATGGGTGGAGACGGACCGCAAATTATCCATAAAGAACCCGTATGACGGGAAGGTCGCAGGCGCCGTATCTCTGGCGACGAAGGAAGATGTTAAGGCGGCGGCAAAGGATGCCAAAGGATATCGCCCCGGATTGAGCGCTTACGAAAGATCGCTGATCCTTATGCGCACGGCAGACGAGCTTGAAAAGAAGGCCGGCGACTATGCCGCTTCCATCTCAGGCGAGTCGGGGATGTGCGTAAAAGATGCGAAGAAGGAAGTGGCCAGGGCGGTAAATATATTGACCGTTGCGGCGGAAGAGGCGAAGAGGATCACCGGAGAGTCGATCTTCACCGATATATCCGAGTCCGCGAAGCGGAACCTCGCCGTCACTATGCGCGAACCCGTGGGCCTGGTCCTGGCCATCACGCCGTTCAATAGACCCCTGAACCAGGTAGTCGTTAAATTGGCCCCTGCGATCGCGGCCAATAACAGCGTAATATTGAAGCCGTCTGAAAAGACGCCTCTCACGGCGATCAAATTCGTCAGGGCGCTTATAGATAACGGTCTCCCGGCCAGGATGGTATCGGTAGTCACGGGGCATCCCGGCGAAATAGGCGACGCGCTCGTATCCTCCCCTTATATCGATATGATAACCTTTACGGGGAGCAGGGAGGTGGGAGAACATATCGCCGGGGCGGCCGGTATGGTTAAGACGACTTTTGAGCTGGGTGATAACGGCGCATTGATAATAATGGACGATGCCGATCTCAAGAAGGCGGTAACGACGGCTGTAGCGGGCTCATATGGCAATGCCGGACAGTCCTGCCGCGGCATCAAGAGGATACTGGTGCAAAAAGGGATCGAGAAGGCGTTCGTCGAGGCCCTTAAGGCCCAGACCGTGAAGTTGAAGGTCGGGGATCCGCGCTCGGAGGATACGGATATAGGGACTCTCATATCCGAAGAGGCGGCATCGGTGATCGAGAAACGGATCAAAGACGCCGTGAAGGACGGGGCGCGCCTTGTATGCGGGGGGAAGAGGGTGAGGGCCCAGATCACACCGGCCGTCCTTACCGGCGTGCGGCGTGATTCCGACATAGTCGCGAAAGAGACGTTCGGGCCGTGCGCGCCGGTCGTGACGATAAAAGATATTGAAGATGCCGTCGGTTATGTGAACTCCACCGAATACGGGCTTCAGACGGGCATATTCACCAAAGACCTGGAGAAGGCCTTCTATGCGGCAAGAGAGCTGCGGGTCGGATCGGTCATAATAAATAACGGTCCCCAGTTCGATTCTCCGGCCATACCTTTCGGCGGAGTGAAGGCCAGCGGCCTGGGCCGCGAGGGGGTCAGGTTCGCCATAAATGAGATGACAACGATAAAGACGATCGTATTCTGA
- a CDS encoding radical SAM protein encodes MKKRVVLVIPNTRWYGKRPWMIANNCAFVITALLKDEYDFSILDANGKDMSEEAVKNKLRDLKPDAVLVSGVSMEYSRQFHAIFAIARSLFPGILTILGGSYPTLLPKEAMERDKNLSYVFIGPAETRLNEFMKITLGGNDKAAKDTKGIAYRGGDGNVRINPITADDMRLAELRDTDYSYMDLSPYLDQVHMDFMANGRGKTFSMMTSRGCPHNCVFCANKVLQGRGLLFYSAEKVLSDMDWLMAKYDINHFIFIDDLFLYDRKRVEKIIEGIIERRKKNPKLTWHHANVSAWHLDPELLAMMKRSGCSKIIISVESGNTRVLTKIIRKPFKLDLIPKVVKMCRDAGMDIGANFVIGLPGETWDEILETFRFAEKMQFDVTHFHIATPQPGTDLYRIAKEKGLLPANFSFLDDGFFGYGEGFITTDEFTPFELKIVRAYEWDRINFSTPEKTAKVAEMYLTTVEKLNEHRRQTRRKLGIHHNQDATGRNRL; translated from the coding sequence ATGAAGAAGAGAGTGGTCCTGGTGATACCCAATACCAGGTGGTACGGGAAACGGCCGTGGATGATAGCCAACAATTGCGCGTTCGTCATAACGGCCCTGCTGAAGGATGAGTACGACTTCAGCATCCTGGACGCGAACGGCAAAGACATGTCCGAGGAAGCGGTAAAAAATAAGTTGCGCGACCTTAAGCCGGACGCGGTACTGGTCTCCGGCGTCTCGATGGAATATTCGAGGCAGTTCCACGCGATATTCGCGATAGCCCGCTCTCTCTTCCCGGGCATATTGACCATATTGGGAGGGTCCTATCCTACGCTCCTTCCCAAAGAGGCGATGGAGAGGGACAAAAATCTCTCTTACGTATTCATAGGCCCGGCAGAGACACGGTTGAATGAGTTCATGAAGATCACGCTCGGCGGCAACGATAAGGCCGCAAAGGATACGAAGGGCATCGCGTACAGGGGCGGGGATGGCAATGTCCGCATAAACCCCATAACGGCCGATGATATGCGCCTCGCGGAATTGAGAGACACCGACTATTCCTATATGGACCTTTCGCCTTACCTTGATCAGGTCCACATGGATTTCATGGCGAACGGGCGGGGGAAGACGTTCTCCATGATGACCTCCCGCGGGTGCCCGCACAACTGCGTCTTCTGCGCCAACAAGGTGCTGCAGGGAAGGGGCCTCCTTTTCTATTCGGCAGAGAAGGTCTTGAGCGATATGGACTGGCTCATGGCGAAATACGACATAAACCATTTCATCTTTATAGACGACCTCTTCCTGTATGACAGGAAACGCGTTGAGAAGATAATAGAGGGGATCATAGAGCGCAGGAAGAAGAACCCGAAGCTTACCTGGCACCACGCGAACGTATCGGCATGGCATCTCGATCCGGAACTTCTCGCGATGATGAAGCGGAGCGGTTGCTCGAAGATAATAATCTCGGTCGAATCCGGCAACACCAGGGTACTGACGAAGATAATCAGGAAGCCGTTCAAGCTCGACCTCATCCCTAAAGTGGTCAAGATGTGCCGTGATGCAGGGATGGATATAGGGGCCAATTTCGTGATAGGCCTTCCCGGGGAGACGTGGGATGAGATACTGGAGACCTTCAGGTTCGCGGAAAAGATGCAGTTCGATGTCACCCATTTTCATATCGCCACCCCGCAGCCCGGCACAGACCTCTACAGGATCGCGAAAGAGAAGGGGCTCCTGCCTGCCAACTTTTCATTCCTGGACGACGGCTTCTTCGGTTACGGGGAGGGGTTCATAACTACGGACGAATTCACGCCGTTCGAGCTCAAGATCGTGCGCGCCTATGAGTGGGACAGGATAAACTTCAGCACGCCGGAGAAGACGGCGAAGGTAGCCGAGATGTACCTGACGACGGTCGAGAAGCTGAACGAACACCGCAGGCAGACGAGGCGCAAGCTGGGGATACACCACAATCAGGACGCGACCGGCAGGAACCGGCTATAA
- a CDS encoding EamA family transporter yields the protein MDSIALSLVLLSAFLHAVRELFTKTGTNKHNFIWLYRISGITLFFPVFVYCLVRYSLNWYGVGLAVASGLVHCFYYIALGESLTDGDISIVYPITRCTPIILIFWSYFVSHERMTLLGIMGILLVIAGTLSIQLDRRDLKNTLQAIFRFKNYPVRMAWVVAVITALYSVIDDKGVSYLNPFIYLYLIYSFSVLFHAPFVFRNSSKAELVSEWRTNKMKIILTGFVSLFGYLLILMAFTMERVTYIVTIRQVSVVFGVLLGITVLNEKNKLIRLSSSVVIYAGICLITLFGG from the coding sequence ATGGATTCTATAGCGTTATCCCTGGTCCTCCTGTCGGCATTTCTGCATGCCGTAAGGGAGCTCTTTACGAAGACGGGGACGAACAAACATAATTTTATATGGCTCTACAGGATAAGCGGGATAACGCTCTTCTTTCCGGTCTTCGTGTACTGCCTGGTGCGCTATTCCCTGAACTGGTACGGCGTGGGGCTCGCAGTCGCGAGCGGGTTGGTCCATTGCTTCTACTATATAGCCCTGGGCGAGAGTTTGACAGACGGCGACATCTCGATCGTCTATCCGATAACGAGGTGCACGCCGATAATACTGATATTCTGGTCCTATTTTGTATCGCATGAGCGGATGACGCTCCTCGGCATCATGGGGATCCTGCTGGTGATAGCCGGGACGCTATCGATCCAGCTGGACAGGAGAGACCTGAAGAACACCCTGCAGGCGATATTCAGGTTCAAGAACTATCCGGTGAGGATGGCATGGGTAGTGGCCGTCATCACCGCTCTATATTCGGTCATAGATGATAAGGGCGTGTCGTATCTGAACCCTTTCATCTATCTATATCTGATATATTCGTTCAGCGTGCTCTTCCATGCGCCTTTCGTCTTCAGGAATAGCAGCAAGGCCGAACTGGTATCGGAGTGGCGTACCAATAAGATGAAGATAATCCTGACGGGTTTTGTAAGCCTGTTCGGATATCTCCTGATACTGATGGCATTCACCATGGAGCGTGTCACTTATATAGTCACGATAAGGCAGGTGAGCGTAGTATTCGGCGTGCTCCTCGGGATAACGGTGTTGAATGAGAAGAATAAATTGATACGTCTTTCATCGTCGGTCGTCATCTACGCCGGCATATGCCTGATAACTCTTTTTGGAGGGTAA
- a CDS encoding sulfotransferase, with translation MITDRTRRQMVAPRFTDFMVPRPVCLISANDGGSKLFQSYLDGHPALYNIPAYPMLYFYPHWDTWKKELAADWTWKAIIEKFCVKHASVIDSRRIPGLSGLETLGENKDEHIEIDETAFRSYLAYMLAGQKVERRTFFLAVHYAYALCKGEDISKKSVLLWHHHVYEYLKEFMADFPDAVILGMVRDPRSKIHRIHDLLLKVDRVKLNETDCMIYRADASYNLNRHVFDRMRELKSVAKPGRIYFIRHEDLALKLEGVMKSVSRVLDIGFSDSMLTTTFDGKPWWGHEIYNMPAVTGTYKRVLSKDWQKIHPKIEIFVFEGISLDLCLKYGYDPLYYRNDSVWNRMLLSLAILRPSGIEMRDLIFYLNPVSHIRFLRAAYREGKDKASRKDYTQNAAYYYKWTYERFDLWKERWYEKVPSRILYVICRYCRFWVSIFALPVLVFKRWGIYYRALYRRRSGSNFLPPLIG, from the coding sequence ATGATCACAGATAGGACCAGGAGACAGATGGTAGCGCCACGATTTACCGATTTCATGGTGCCGAGGCCGGTCTGTCTCATATCAGCCAATGACGGAGGGTCCAAGCTCTTCCAGAGTTACCTGGACGGCCATCCGGCCCTGTACAATATACCCGCCTATCCCATGCTCTATTTCTACCCGCACTGGGACACATGGAAAAAAGAGCTTGCCGCCGACTGGACGTGGAAAGCCATAATAGAGAAGTTTTGCGTCAAGCACGCCTCCGTGATCGACTCGCGGAGGATACCGGGCCTGAGCGGCCTGGAGACGCTGGGTGAGAACAAGGACGAGCATATAGAGATCGACGAAACGGCCTTCAGGTCTTATCTTGCCTATATGCTCGCGGGGCAGAAGGTGGAACGCAGGACATTCTTCCTCGCGGTCCATTATGCCTATGCGCTCTGCAAGGGCGAGGATATATCGAAAAAATCGGTCCTCCTGTGGCACCATCATGTTTACGAGTACCTGAAAGAGTTCATGGCCGACTTTCCGGATGCCGTCATCCTGGGGATGGTCCGGGACCCCAGGTCCAAGATACACCGTATCCATGACCTCCTGCTGAAAGTGGACAGGGTGAAACTTAACGAAACGGACTGCATGATATACAGGGCCGATGCGTCATATAATCTGAACAGGCACGTCTTCGACAGGATGCGCGAGCTGAAGTCGGTGGCGAAACCGGGGCGCATATATTTTATAAGGCACGAGGACCTGGCGCTGAAACTGGAGGGCGTGATGAAGAGCGTCTCCCGGGTGCTGGACATAGGGTTTTCGGATTCGATGCTCACGACGACTTTCGACGGAAAGCCGTGGTGGGGTCACGAGATATATAATATGCCGGCCGTCACAGGCACATATAAGAGGGTCCTGTCTAAGGATTGGCAGAAGATCCATCCGAAGATAGAGATATTCGTATTCGAGGGGATATCCTTAGACCTGTGCCTTAAATATGGTTACGACCCGCTATATTACAGGAACGATTCCGTATGGAACCGGATGCTGCTCTCCCTGGCGATCCTCCGGCCTTCGGGCATAGAGATGCGCGACCTTATCTTTTATCTTAACCCCGTCTCGCACATCCGCTTCCTGCGCGCCGCATACCGCGAGGGGAAGGATAAGGCAAGCCGTAAGGACTACACCCAGAATGCCGCGTACTATTATAAATGGACATATGAGAGGTTCGATCTGTGGAAAGAGAGATGGTACGAGAAGGTGCCGTCCCGGATACTTTATGTGATATGCCGTTACTGCCGTTTCTGGGTGTCGATATTCGCGCTGCCCGTCCTGGTATTTAAACGGTGGGGCATATATTACAGGGCATTGTACAGAAGGCGGTCGGGCAGTAATTTTTTACCGCCCCTTATCGGGTGA
- a CDS encoding radical SAM protein translates to MSQKIKPLIYPYHWDIIGNDSRPRARAEYDPRFLEYRREWEENPVNYKVSDFPLQLDIEVSGRCNLMCSHCVRHSRRTDIGDIDVELFKKIIDEGSRYGLYAMSPHWLGESFLHPHLIEMIKYAKYKGVVDIRINTNCTLIDEEMANKVLGSGLDTLICSIDAVEEETYNRIKLGSDFSLVNENIERLISLRDRKGLDKPKIIVQMIDMKKTHEELASFVDYWRVRADKVRVATYQSPDGRPNDRNRVRNAPDSIFPCPQLWQRLVIAWDGTVYSCLGNNACRDPLGNVKEMPLYDIWHGDKLNKLRQLHIEYKADDIEMCAHCDLNKIPHTAKKYNGDKRCSKKRT, encoded by the coding sequence ATGTCTCAGAAGATCAAGCCTTTAATATACCCGTACCACTGGGATATCATAGGGAACGACAGCCGTCCCAGGGCCAGGGCGGAATACGATCCCAGGTTCCTGGAATACAGGAGAGAGTGGGAGGAGAACCCCGTGAATTATAAGGTCTCCGATTTCCCGCTCCAGCTCGATATCGAGGTGAGCGGCAGGTGCAACCTGATGTGTTCGCACTGCGTCAGGCATTCGAGGAGGACGGACATCGGAGATATCGACGTCGAACTCTTTAAAAAGATAATAGACGAAGGCTCCCGGTACGGGCTTTACGCTATGAGCCCTCACTGGCTGGGGGAGTCATTCCTGCACCCTCACCTTATAGAGATGATCAAATACGCGAAATATAAAGGGGTCGTCGATATCAGGATCAATACGAACTGCACGCTGATAGATGAGGAGATGGCCAATAAGGTATTGGGGAGCGGCCTCGACACCCTGATATGTTCCATAGACGCCGTAGAAGAAGAGACCTATAACAGGATAAAGCTCGGTTCCGACTTCTCCCTGGTGAATGAAAATATAGAGAGGCTGATAAGCCTGAGGGACAGGAAAGGGCTCGATAAGCCGAAGATCATCGTACAGATGATCGACATGAAGAAGACCCACGAGGAACTTGCGTCTTTCGTCGATTACTGGAGGGTGCGGGCGGATAAGGTGCGGGTCGCCACCTACCAGAGCCCGGACGGCAGGCCCAACGACAGGAACAGGGTCAGGAACGCGCCCGACAGCATATTCCCGTGCCCCCAGCTGTGGCAGAGGCTCGTCATAGCATGGGACGGCACGGTCTATTCGTGCCTGGGGAACAATGCCTGCAGGGACCCCCTCGGCAACGTCAAAGAGATGCCGCTCTACGATATCTGGCACGGAGATAAATTGAATAAGTTAAGGCAGTTGCACATCGAATATAAGGCGGACGATATAGAGATGTGCGCGCACTGCGACTTGAATAAGATACCCCACACCGCCAAAAAATATAACGGAGATAAGAGATGCTCAAAAAAAAGAACGTAG
- a CDS encoding WbuC family cupin fold metalloprotein, which translates to MKAGKGPVTFCKSGIIEIRDEDIRRLKKEAAKSDLKRARLCLHKDHADKVHEMVIAFCKGSYARPHRHSDKSESFHVIEGRMTVALFDRRGKVMRRVEMGPAGSGLTFFYRMADELWHTVVPNTEFVIVHETTRGPFIRNESELAPWSPDYGDAEGINAFLRRLSQRERR; encoded by the coding sequence ATGAAGGCAGGTAAGGGGCCGGTAACATTCTGTAAAAGCGGGATAATAGAGATCAGAGATGAAGATATCCGCCGCCTGAAGAAAGAGGCCGCTAAGTCGGACCTGAAGAGGGCGCGCCTCTGCCTGCATAAGGACCACGCCGATAAGGTGCACGAGATGGTGATCGCCTTCTGCAAGGGGTCCTATGCGAGGCCGCACAGGCATAGCGATAAGAGCGAATCGTTCCACGTCATCGAAGGCAGGATGACCGTAGCCCTCTTCGACAGGCGGGGTAAGGTTATGAGGAGAGTGGAGATGGGGCCCGCAGGAAGCGGCCTGACGTTCTTTTACAGGATGGCCGATGAGCTCTGGCATACGGTGGTGCCGAACACGGAATTTGTCATAGTACATGAGACAACGCGCGGACCTTTTATAAGGAACGAGAGCGAACTTGCGCCGTGGTCGCCGGATTATGGGGATGCCGAAGGGATAAACGCGTTTTTACGCAGATTATCACAGAGAGAACGCAGATGA
- a CDS encoding radical SAM protein, with translation MLKKKNVGRKISVGIGTTGNCNLSCPHCYSRPLRGNTLTFDEITALLDGKNISSINFGTGENILNPDFVDIVKWCHEKGIKMSLTSNGYGIISLHDDDVKKFNDIDISLEFVNEKLQNDFRHGNSWNFVEKAIEKCRRLGVEFSIATALMNVNYREIPDLLAKAKKEDCNLRLNIFKPVPKAGITKFALTYDEFWEAIRLLFTHGGLISCSEPIVNAMLNIPPIVPQSPCGKSSIRVHPTGQVVPCVYWSEGDVHIDDLKDSFEPAFLSDSFKKAGIVPEFCLKNCDKVGVCGGGCSSRRYLRGDINEPDEYCPIYHRREVPKIAVTAAKGQKDLVHSSYLCTLIFGGR, from the coding sequence ATGCTCAAAAAAAAGAACGTAGGCAGGAAGATATCGGTCGGGATAGGGACGACCGGGAACTGTAACCTGAGCTGCCCTCACTGCTACTCGAGGCCCCTCAGGGGTAACACGCTCACCTTCGATGAGATAACCGCTCTCCTCGACGGGAAGAATATAAGTTCCATAAATTTCGGGACGGGAGAGAATATATTGAACCCGGATTTTGTCGATATAGTGAAGTGGTGCCACGAGAAAGGCATCAAGATGTCCCTCACGTCCAACGGTTACGGCATAATATCCCTCCACGACGACGATGTAAAAAAATTCAACGATATAGATATCTCGCTTGAATTTGTGAACGAAAAGCTGCAGAACGACTTCAGGCACGGCAATTCATGGAATTTTGTGGAGAAGGCGATAGAAAAATGCAGGCGCCTCGGCGTAGAGTTCTCGATCGCGACCGCCCTCATGAACGTAAATTATAGGGAGATCCCCGATCTCCTTGCCAAGGCGAAAAAAGAGGACTGCAACCTGCGCCTCAATATATTCAAGCCGGTGCCGAAGGCGGGCATCACGAAGTTCGCCCTGACCTATGACGAGTTCTGGGAGGCGATACGTCTGCTATTTACCCACGGCGGCCTCATAAGCTGTTCCGAGCCGATCGTGAACGCGATGCTCAACATACCTCCCATCGTGCCGCAATCTCCGTGCGGAAAGTCGAGCATAAGGGTGCACCCGACGGGGCAGGTGGTGCCCTGCGTCTACTGGTCCGAGGGGGACGTACATATAGATGACCTTAAAGATTCGTTTGAGCCGGCATTCCTGAGCGACTCCTTCAAAAAGGCGGGCATCGTACCGGAGTTCTGTCTTAAGAATTGCGATAAGGTGGGTGTTTGCGGCGGGGGGTGCTCATCCAGGCGCTACCTGAGAGGGGATATAAATGAGCCGGACGAATATTGCCCCATTTACCATAGAAGAGAGGTCCCGAAGATAGCGGTCACGGCGGCGAAGGGGCAGAAGGACCTCGTCCATTCGTCATATCTGTGCACTTTGATATTCGGGGGGAGATAG